In Glycine max cultivar Williams 82 chromosome 4, Glycine_max_v4.0, whole genome shotgun sequence, the genomic stretch cGTGTTAGATGAACAATATCGAGGGTCTTGCCTGTTATTTATTTCTTGTGATTGATGCATGCAgtactattttcattttaattttctgcATCTATCTTTCATAATAGATGGTTTTTATTTCCTGTGACACGCTAGAAGTCATCTCTACTTGAAATACCATAAGACAGTAGCATTTTTTCTTGACAGAGATTCAAATTGTCCAGTGCTTGATTGGTATTGCTTCCACTTGGAATACTacttacaatattttttcttgaaatttagaagaaaacaaaatgattaCATGATTAagttatcattttctttatattatatgtttataacattttattttttcattttgtaccCAATGTATGATATTATAAGTTATCAAATTAGTAATTGCTATTGCCAGGTCATTTTTTGCTTAGGATGCTTGTGTCTAATTAGTTAAACAAATGTTCATTGCTAATGCAAAAGCTGGAGCTCTTTAGACACTCATCTCTTTGTGTATGTCAGATGGGAAGGGTTGCTACAAAGTTAAATATCGACTTTGTGATATCCACTAGAGACAATTTCTACGATGATGGATTGACTGGTATAGATGACCCTGCATTTGAAATTTCGTTCTCAAAAATCTACACTGCCAAGAGCCTCCAAAAGCAATGGTATAGTGGTGAGTCCAGACACACCAACCATGGATGTAACAAGCTTACATGTGAGAAAAAGTATTCCTCTAATCTTTCATTCTTCTCTCCATTAAATGTTGGTTGCAGTGTTGGGCAACCATGACTACAGGGGTGATGTTGAAGCTCAATTGAATCCAATCCTTCAGAAAATTGATCCTAGATGGATCTGCCAAAGATCATTTATTGTTGATACTGGTAAGGTGACTTCTTGGAATCTCAATAGAGGTTTTATCTTGAATAGTAAGTTAAGTAGCCTTCTAATCTTAAAACTCCCCAGAAATTGCTGAGTTCTTCTTCATTGATTCAACACCTTTTGTGGACAAGTATTTTCTTAAGCCAAAGGACCACAAGTATGACTCGAGAGGAGTGCTTCCAAgggaaaaatatttatcaaagctCTTGAAGGTAAATCACTCGATCATTATTATACCATCACaacaaattaacataaaaaaaaaagcaatttaaTACGATTTGACAaccttgtcttctttttttcgGTTTGGAACATAGGATCTGGAAATAGCATTGAAGGATTCTACTGCCAAGTGGAAGATTGTTGTGGGGCATCATCCTGTAAGAAGCATAGGACATCACGGTGACACCAAAGAGCTCATAAGATAGCTCCTGCCAATTCTTGAGGTCATTCATTTAGgccaatatatattttattgtatacTATATAAGAAAATCCTAGTGATAAAATTAAACTTGCAGGAAAATAATGTGGATATGTACATTAATGGGCATGACCATTGCTTGGAACACATAAGTAGCAGAAGCAGGGCGTGTGGACAATGACCCTTTGTCTTAAGAGGTAACACTTCTCTACACAtatattaactatatttttttttttaccaaaaaaatggtTGACATCTATGGGATGTGAACGTCTGTAGGAAAGATAACAAGGAATCATTAtactagtattatttttttgttaggtATTCTCCTTCCAAAGTAGTTATGTCCTATTAAATGTAAATACATTTCTCaacaaaaagatttaaattttaatttgtgagAGACTACTCTCTTTCCCTGAACTCAATCTGATTGgcactctatttttttatttcacgcTTATCACACGAATTTCAAGTTATTACATTCTTTGTAgagttacaaaaataaaattccataaagattgattttaacttgtTCTATGCGAGTTTAATTGACAAAGGAAGCACAAGTTGAAAGACGGAGTAAGAAAAAAGACAGGTTGTCATTTTTGAAACTTATGCATATCGTGTTAATTCACAAGAGAATTGGTCAGACTTTAGAGGTTCTCAAACAAAAATTCCATAAGCAGGGCTAAGCAAGAAGTTCTGTAAATTTTTGCATCactaaagtatttaaaaaaataaaaggattttGTTAACTGCTAAAGATTCAAAGATAAAAaggtttcattaaaaaatactactataGTATTTCAtgttatcaatatattttcataataatgtttaataaaatatatattagtttttaatcattaattgGAAAAAATTCCAATACGTCATAAACAACCACACGCGGTGAGATCAGATTTTGCACTAGTAGTATTTAAGAAAGATAGACTTGTGATTCTGAACTTCAACTCTATGATGTTCGCTGCTGGGCAATGCAATATGAATTGCAGTAGGTTGTCATTAAGGTCATCATAGTATTTTTCAAATTGCTAAGAAACTTTGACTAAATAgttataaacttataataatCGGCTGGCGTAATCAGCCTAGAGACTTATTTGTGCTAGTTTTTTTAGGGATAAACTTAAGGCTCAACCAAATCTATAGGCCTTTTCAATTGATCATTTTATTTCAGTCAATACTCCATCTTTCCTTTTATTCGTCACTAAAtattatgacattttttttttgctgaatccTAAATATTACGACATAAAGActaagaaatagaaatagtattttattcagtaaaaaaaatataaataatattttaattctataaaaattctTAACTTATTTCTTACCTCTCAAATTTCTGTtgttaacaatatattttagGTTATTTTAGATGTTGATCATGAATCTTATGCTTTGTGATGTTTTGATTCAAGATTCCAAGATAGGTCTTTTGATTCACAATTTGATAACTAGTACCTAGAGGGAATTGTCGTTCTATCCTAAATTGTCTTTCAAAAGGTCTAAGCCTTATTGAAATTGTGATAAACTTGGtaattttttgtggtttttcaCCTATTCTCTAACCATCTTTTCTCTCTGCTAATCTGCCCCCATGTTTTCTCCTCCAGTATTGTTAATAGTTGATGGGGAGACATGTTTGTGGGCTTGTATTGTTTAGTTTAAATGGCTGCTATTTATCATAACATTCCCTGTTTAAGTTTAGTTTTAGATTCTAGTTTgcatatatttgtttttcagAATATATATGAGTAACACTTCCTATGCTATTATTCCCTGCATAGAGTTATAACATTTGATTTGGCTAATTAAAACTAACTAGTAATCAATAGTTTCTTTATTTTACTGTTGGCAATACTATTTTCTCTAATATTTCTTCGTTTTTACCCTTGATAATGGAGTGTTGTGTGCTTCCTTTGCACAGCAATGTGAGAAGGATAAGGAGCGTGTTCTGGTTCATTGCATGTCAAGAAAGAGTAGGTAAGATATTGCTGCAAGCGTGCAACATGCTATCATAAGCATGATGGTTACATTTGAATTAGTTAGTGATGACCCTCAGAAAATAAAAGGGAATTGATATAGGTTATTGTACTGCAGCCTTTCAAATGAGGAATgcaatataaaaatgttataattttctCTGAATAACATGTATCCTATGGCAGGTCTCCAGCTATCGTGATTGCATACTTAATGAAGTCCAAAGGATGGAGACTTGTACACAGTTATCAGTGGGTAAAGGAACGGAGACCTTCTGTTGAATTAGCTCAAGGTATGTTTGTTTACTGTTTCCATTTTTGCTTCCAGTCTCCAGTAAAGCCATCAGATTGCAGTGTTGGTCAATTGAAGACTCTTATTTGGCCAAGTTATTTATTTGAAGACCATTATGGAAACTTCatcaaactaaaaagaaaacatttccACTTCCAATCTGTCCACTTGTTTGACCATGTATTCGCtattgtttttcctttgttaAGCCCTGTGTTTTCGGGTGACCCACTAATGCCTGTTTGTTGGTTGGGTTTCAACAAAACTCTTTCTTTGTGCCCTTGTCTGTCGTAGGACTGATTCATGCACACATCAGTGTTTccatttctctcttcttttttttttttttgctgtcaTGTACTGCACTTCACAGGTCACAGGCTCACAACTCACTAAATTTGATTGCATGATTATGTTCTTATTAttccattttgttttttctattaatttccatcacctttgtttctctcCCTTATTGTTCCCTTATACTTCTTGGATAAATAGTGTCTGAACTCTAGACTATgtcattttttactattaatggCAATTCTTGTATCTGTTTTCCCACTATATTGTTTTTTGGGGTCATCCAGGATTGACAACTATGTTTTCACATGCATGTTTACACCATGGACTATTTCTTCAAAATGAAGCAACCATTTTCATATAGTAATAGGATACCAAGGTTTTTACCCTTTGGTAATAAACAAACCATCCTGTTGGAATTGGTGGGATATTACTCGTTTCCACTTATGTATGTTTTTTCTATACCAAGTCTTCTGAACCTGACATCTTGTTACTCTTGCAGCTGCTTGTATGACATGGGAGTTGGCAGAGTCAGGTGATAGTTTTATTACTTCTATTATAAATGGAGCTGATTTGGTGCCTACAATTCACTGGGGAGAGTGTAATTTAAGTAATTAGGACTTACAGTCAAGGTAGAGGACATCATTTGGTGGATTTAAGACTTATTTATGGTCATGAACTATTTTAGGTTCTCCAAACTGTATTAAAGGAATTGTGGGATGTTTTAGAAAGCAATCTTATAAATGTTCCTCATTTTGGTTTGCTTACCTTATTGCTACAATGCCATTTGCAAGATGAATATGTTTGCAGttcataaatttcattttagatATTCAGTACTATCTATTTGTACtgtattacatatataaattaccaaaaagtaaaaaaaaatccatatttTACATCGGTTCAACTATAAACGATGTAGAAAATATcctcattctacatcggttatgcgATAAACGATATAAAAACTCTtcaaattctacatcggttgattgAAGACCGATGTAGAAACTTTTCCATTCGTGCCCATTCTATATCGGTTTAGCGATAAACGATGTAGAAAATCTGCTCATACTACATCGGTTGGACGATAAACGATGTAGAAACCTTtcattttctacatcggttgattgATAACCGATGTAGCCACGTTACCATATCTAGTCATTTTACATCAGTTGAACTATAACCGATGTAATAACCTTtcattttctacatcggttatcagccaaacgatgtagaaacctacccattcaacatcggttacagctacacaaccgatgtagaaaagcCGCCCTTCAAAGACGgtcataaaaccgatgttgtgatTCAACGACCCCGATTTACAACCACGCgtcataaccgatgtaaaaaggtCGTTAGAATCGATGTAGAAggctttttttttagtagtgagatCTCATGCTGAATTGCAGGCGACCTTCCTTTTTCACTCATTTTAACCATCCCAGACACAAAGTCATCAATTCCAGGGAAGAAATCTAACTTGCTTTCAACAAGAACGGTCAGGTTCTCTCCTATTTGAAACATAATGGATTAATAACAATAGTattcacaaaataattaaattacttattacttgaaatgatgaaatataagcaaaaattgGGGATCTAGCAAGGTTGGTTAACCTAAACTTACAATCATGTGTTTCAACATACAACTAGCATATTAAGAGCAACAAATCTTATATAATGTCTATAAGATCCAAATAGAATATAGGCATAATCTAGCActataaaaatcacattttggTGAAATATACTATCAAATGTTGTTCGGCTCTGAACTTGGATGTTGGTAAGGCTAAAGAACAAGAATCCACAAACTtgaaaatttgctagttttagcattttcaaattttcattaatcACCCCTTATTCCATTTGTATTTCACGAAATAAAAAGTTCGATTGAGCAAGTAATAACTTCTAAAATTGAGATAGAGTGAGGGGATAGAGCTTAAGCTATATAGTCATCATGCctactgtaaaaaaataaaataatcaattccGCAATCATAATGGTAGTTTTCCATAGAGCCATTGGACTAGAGGGATCATATTTGTCAACTTGGTTAACAAAAAGCTTTAACTAGCACTTCAAAGGCATAGAAGGCGAGCACACTCACAAAATGATTGAACCATTGCCTTTCTTGAAGCCCATCAACGTCCAAGAAGCCTCTTTCCGCAAGCATCAGTCTATCATTCAATGCTCGCATTTTCATATCTATAGAACGATCTGAAGTTTCTTGCAATCTCAGTTTCTGCATTTCATAACAAAGACAAGTACATGAAAACATAGCAAGTAATAGTAACTGTGGTaaacttaaattataaataatactaatactCGAAAACCCATTACAGTTTTGATTTTACCTTTGATTCATCATTAGCTTGTTTGGCAACAGAAGCAAATTCTTGAATCGAAGTATTAAGTGGATGTATAGAAATTTGCTTGTCTAACATATAGGAACACTTCCAACGAAGCCATAGCAGTGCAACATTAAAACTGAAtgattgataaatttttattcaattcacCCCACATTTTACTCTCTGCCTCGCCAAATTTTTAGCCTTCTATTCCTCCCTAAAAAAGTAAACGTTTTAAATTCAGTTTGGGATTGTTAGTAACTTCTTATGTCATTtgctttattaatattaataaaaacaacCATTATGGTTTGACCTCAGCAGAACATGAATGTTAAACCTTGAATCTAAGAAATCATTTAATGGCCTAATCTAAGAAACCATGAATGTTAAACCTTTATTAACCTCAGCAGAACATAAATGTGTTTCAAACTCTGAACTAGTCCATTAAATGCCCCAAAGGatacattaatatattaaaatcgaGCGGCACAACTAGAGCAAATACATACATGTGATATTTGATATGTTGGCATGACATTTTCTCAAATCATATGAAACCCTTTTAGATAATATCAACGAGGTATGTACATTGTCCATAATATACATCAATCAGATGGAACCCCTGCATGTTGCACAAATGgagcaaaatcagaatcaacaCCATTGAGCCTTCGAGTCTGCAATCAAACAAGATGAAACCTGCTAAGCAACAAATATGTGATCTTTCATcaccattaatttattttgaaagataagttgtatttttcttactttcaaatttgttttccttaataaaaaagaaaattggcaCCAGTGAGatgaaaaagggaaaacaataaatatgaatCTATTAAAACTTATAAAGGCATATATAGACAGTAAAAAAGTAAGAGAATGATATCATCtttgttgaataaaaataagagaacaAGGAAAAGGTTTGAAACatagttgtaacttgtaagagaATTAGTAGTTAAGTACAGCTAAAGATAACTTCATATATGTAAAAATGACCATTGGCCAGTAGACTAAAAGTCTTACATTAATTAAATACCAGGATCaacaatattcaaaataatatccAAATGTAGATTTGCACATGCACGTATAATAACTTCAAATACCTGTTTTATGACCTCAAGAAGGAGATGTTGTAGCTGGGGAGTTGAGCCAGCAAAGAAACCGAGCCCTTGAACAGCACAGTCTACATTGAGGTATACTTGACTAATATATACTGTAATAATCAAAACATACCACCAATAGATATTGAGCAATAAATTGGATACCAAATCCGGTATGCTTAGAAAGACTTGTGGGAAACTTATTTGAACTTATACCTTATTTTAATAGACTTTTATTAAAACTTATCAACTTATTTCGAAACATTCCATGATTAAATTTAAACAGAAACTCTAATGTTACgagaaattattaaattgtttaacTAGACACAAATTAGATATGatcaaaacctatttttttaactgaGATATGGTCAAAAACCTGAACATCTCCAAAACTTGCAATCATCAGGGAAGATACTTTTCAggtaaaaacaaattcaaaaattgAACCTTTACttgctctatttttcttttttccttaagtttaatttatatgcaGTAGTGGAGTACCAATATTTTTACACAAATGTTCAACAAgaaaaaattctattaaatactaatgtaaaaaaaattaactaacaatatatataaattgatctctttttattaatgatataaactagtataatttaattacaatacaGTAACATAGTAAAGCATCCAATCATAAATTGTTGTGTATGGTAAAATTGTTCTAAGAATTACatttaaagtgatttttaattaattgacagtaaaaaaatttcaacgaAAATAGGAAAAGACATTGTGTAAACTATCAATGAATATGCATGGACTATTTTCTGTAGCTTATTGTCAATTTTCTAACCGcaaggggaaaaaaataatgcaatagttataaaataataatgtcaaTAAAGTAGCTAGCTTGTAACTAAAATAACAGATGCCTCCATAGCACATAGATGACctaaatacataaattttagTCAAACTATACATTTGAAAACAAGGAGCCACAAAAATTCTCGGGTTCTATACCATCTTGCAGTTTATGGAGCAAATCATGGTGACTATAATTCTCATTAGCTCCTTAAGGATACAAGTACAACATTAAAAACAGTAAGATACCAAAGTAAAAGCATGGAATGCAAGGTACCTGCTAACATAGTTGCATATAAAAAGAACCTTGTAACTTTAGAGTGAGTTTCCATGGTACGccttagaaattaaaatgaaaaaaaaaattaaattaaaaatggaaaagtaGCAAGCTAacccaaaaattaaaatgaaaacaaaaattaaattaaaaatgttaacatcaaaattaaaatacgaACACTTAAAATTAATCTGAAAccaaaattttcaaacttcCTTGCTAATATAGAAATCACAACCAAAAATTAGAAATCATAgagcaaaaataaatatagatttGGAAATCAACAACTTCTCCAAATTGTCCCACGAATCTGCTCAAAACCCCTTGAAGCTTCGAGAACTTTGCTTCAAGATTCAAACGCCCTTCAAGTTGTGAACCCCATCTACACTTTAAAACACATTCAAGCTTCGAACCCCTTTCCCTCTCACATCGTACTCCTTCCCTCTCACATCGTACTCCTTCTCCTTCGCCTCTGTCTCGACAGATCTAGCTACCATCGCAAGTAAAGAGTCTTCTTCCCCCTCGTGTCGTATGCCTTCTCCTCTGCCCCCATCTCGACACATCTTGGCCTTGCCGTTGTCGATGGTGCCACTGCTCTCCACCTCAAAGTGGAGAAAGAGAGAACGGAGAAGATGAAGGTGCAATGCTTCTATAGCAACTGGCTCCATGAATATGTTTCATTGCGATGGAGGTGAAAGATGGAGAAACCCTAACACAAAAATGGTAGAGGTTGGCCCAGAGAGTGAGAGGGAGAGAGTCAAAATAGAGAGAGGCGCGAGAGAGTAGGGgagattttaaaaacaataaaaaaatcttctaagacggtt encodes the following:
- the LOC100807560 gene encoding purple acid phosphatase 3 gives rise to the protein MDKRYAANLLEGFSQTQISTLAVKDNLLVAGGFQGELTCKMGRVATKLNIDFVISTRDNFYDDGLTGIDDPAFEISFSKIYTAKSLQKQWYSVLGNHDYRGDVEAQLNPILQKIDPRWICQRSFIVDTEIAEFFFIDSTPFVDKYFLKPKDHKYDSRGVLPREKYLSKLLKDLEIALKDSTAKWKIVVGHHPVRSIGHHGDTKELIR